A genomic segment from Polyangium mundeleinium encodes:
- the fabG gene encoding 3-oxoacyl-ACP reductase FabG: MRGLSGKRVLITGAASGIGRATATRFYEEGAELLLNDVVPADRADLASAFPERMTYVPADVSRPEGLAALEQAVRDKKGIDVLVNNAGITRDKSLAKLSAEDWDQVIAVNLTAVFKLCQMAAAFMKEQKSGVILNAASVVAHYGNFGQANYVATKAGVIGLTKTLARELGRAGIRVNAVAPGFILTDMVRKVPKENLDAIAGQTPLKRLGEPAEIASVYAFLASDDASYITGAVLDVNGGLVLGT; the protein is encoded by the coding sequence ATGCGAGGATTGTCCGGCAAAAGGGTGCTCATCACGGGGGCGGCGAGCGGCATCGGTCGCGCCACGGCGACGCGGTTTTACGAGGAGGGCGCAGAGCTTCTCCTGAACGACGTCGTGCCCGCCGATCGCGCCGATCTCGCCTCCGCATTCCCCGAGCGCATGACCTACGTCCCGGCCGACGTCTCGCGCCCCGAGGGCCTCGCCGCCCTGGAGCAGGCCGTGCGCGACAAGAAGGGCATCGACGTCCTCGTCAACAACGCCGGCATCACCCGCGACAAGAGCCTCGCCAAGCTCTCGGCCGAGGACTGGGATCAGGTCATCGCCGTCAACCTCACCGCCGTCTTCAAGCTCTGCCAGATGGCCGCCGCCTTCATGAAAGAGCAGAAGAGCGGCGTCATCCTGAACGCCGCCTCCGTCGTCGCCCATTACGGCAATTTCGGCCAGGCGAACTATGTCGCCACGAAGGCCGGCGTGATCGGTCTGACCAAGACCCTCGCCCGCGAGCTCGGCCGAGCCGGCATCCGCGTCAATGCCGTCGCCCCGGGCTTCATCCTCACCGACATGGTCCGCAAGGTCCCCAAGGAGAACCTCGACGCCATCGCGGGCCAGACGCCCTTGAAGCGCCTCGGCGAGCCCGCCGAGATCGCCTCGGTCTACGCGTTCCTCGCGAGCGACGACGC